One segment of Brassica napus cultivar Da-Ae chromosome C3, Da-Ae, whole genome shotgun sequence DNA contains the following:
- the LOC106355210 gene encoding BAHD acyltransferase At3g29680-like, which translates to MALNVIENVRVSPAIKSSDDSFSLSLTFFEIRWIKFHASQQVVFYRLTESSSSPQSFHSHILPKLKLSLSLVLSFYLPLTGRLTWAPQDPKPCIIVSKHDTVSLTVAETDADFSLLSGKGLRRPATAFHHLAPELTVSDDSATVLSLQITLFPNQGFCICIASHHSVVDATTSIAFMKSWAHISRLQEHGNSTESPLLPEDLTPSFDRTIINLPPGLESKMVSYLSKESHNFKSLKPPPIDEIGTDIVRVSLDLTLEDVEQLRERVKNHSSRELHLSTFVIAYAYAWTCVVKARGGDANRPTLFCYTADFRSRLDPPLPATYFGSFVFPTGWFHYEARTFLEEDGFVRAVEILSDSVKGVGSRGIESFFEDFVEAKKKFKTGVQFGSVTGTTRLGIYGLDFGWGRPVKAEVVHIDRNEAFSMSERRDESGGVEIGVCLKKREVNTFISLFKDGLRPCLHSKWVPKL; encoded by the coding sequence ATGGCACTAAACGTGATCGAGAACGTCCGAGTCAGCCCTGCAATCAAATCGTCCGATGACTCCTTCAGCCTCTCTCTGACTTTCTTCGAGATCCGCTGGATAAAGTTCCATGCTAGTCAGCAAGTCGTCTTCTACAGACTCAccgagtcatcatcatcacccCAGTCATTTCACTCTCACATCCTCCCAAAGCTCAAGCTCTCGCTCTCCCTTGTCCTCAGCTTCTACCTCCCCCTTACCGGCCGCCTCACGTGGGCCCCACAAGACCCAAAGCCGTGCATCATCGTCTCCAAGCACGACACGGTTTCGCTTACCGTCGCAGAGACCGACGCAGACTTCTCCCTTTTATCCGGCAAAGGACTACGTCGTCCGGCCACCGCCTTTCATCATCTGGCACCTGAGCTAACAGTCTCTGACGACTCGGCGACCGTTCTTTCTCTCCAAATCACGTTGTTCCCGAACCAAGGATTCTGTATCTGCATTGCATCGCACCACTCCGTCGTTGACGCTACAACATCAATAGCGTTTATGAAATCTTGGGCGCATATTAGCAGATTGCAAGAACATGGCAACTCCACGGAGTCTCCCCTTCTTCCAGAGGATCTAACTCCCAGCTTTGATCGTACCATCATCAATCTTCCTCCCGGGCTTGAGTCGAAAATGGTGTCGTATCTCTCAAAGGAGAGCCATAACTTTAAATCCCTGAAGCCGCCTCCCATCGATGAGATAGGCACGGACATTGTCCGTGTCTCTCTCGACTTAACTCTGGAGGACGTCGAGCAGCTCCGGGAACGGGTCAAGAACCATTCATCTCGGGAGCTTCATCTGTCAACCTTTGTCATCGCCTACGCTTACGCATGGACGTGTGTGGTGAAAGCGCGTGGAGGCGACGCGAACAGACCGACACTTTTTTGTTATACAGCAGACTTTAGGTCTCGGTTAGACCCGCCACTTCCCGCCACATACTTCGGGAGCTTCGTGTTTCCGACAGGTTGGTTCCATTACGAAGCGAGAACATTTCTGGAAGAAGATGGTTTTGTTAGAGCTGTCGAGATTCTAAGTGATTCGGTCAAAGGTGTTGGTTCACGAGGGATAGAGTCATTCTTTGAGGACTTTGTGGAggcaaaaaagaaatttaaaacagGTGTACAGTTCGGATCTGTAACCGGGACGACCAGGTTAGGGATATACGGGTTAGATTTTGGATGGGGCAGACCCGTTAAAGCAGAGGTTGTGCACATTGACCGCAATGAAGCCTTCTCTATGTCAGAAAGGAGGGACGAGTCAGGTGGCGTGGAGATTGGCGTGTGCTTGAAGAAGAGGGAGGTGAAcacttttatttctttatttaaagATGGCCTAAGACCATGCCTACACTCAAAATGGGTACCGAAACTCTAA